The following are from one region of the Polynucleobacter sp. MWH-CaK5 genome:
- the selD gene encoding selenide, water dikinase SelD, which yields MNTTYNGRLTSLSHGGGCGCKIAPGVLKEILKASPVGSIPAELLVGSDNNEDAAVYQINEHQAIVATTDFFMPIVDDPYEFGRIAATNAISDIYAMGAQPIFALALLGMPINVLPMDVIQKITSGGESVCKEAGIMIAGGHSIDTVEPIYGLVVVGIVDPKKLKRNNAAQAGDKIILSKPLGVGILSAALKKEVLSGAGYQQMIQLTTQLNKPGASLAEAAGVHALTDVTGFGLAGHLLEISRGSKLQAQINWKDIPVIEEAATLVQKDIFTGASTRNWAAYGHEVELASDMAAWQKNLLTDPQTSGGLLISCAPEAEQEVLSVLQTAGFSNSKTIGTFTVGSGLSVS from the coding sequence ATGAATACGACTTATAACGGACGCCTCACTTCACTTTCTCATGGTGGGGGCTGTGGTTGCAAAATAGCCCCTGGCGTTTTGAAAGAGATTTTGAAGGCTTCACCAGTAGGAAGTATTCCAGCAGAGTTGTTGGTTGGTTCTGATAACAATGAAGATGCTGCTGTTTATCAAATCAATGAGCATCAAGCGATTGTGGCAACCACTGATTTCTTCATGCCCATTGTTGATGACCCATATGAATTCGGCAGAATTGCAGCCACAAATGCCATTTCAGATATTTATGCCATGGGTGCGCAGCCTATCTTTGCACTTGCATTACTTGGTATGCCTATCAATGTATTGCCGATGGATGTGATTCAGAAAATCACATCGGGTGGCGAGTCTGTCTGTAAAGAGGCTGGCATCATGATCGCGGGTGGTCACTCAATTGATACTGTGGAGCCTATTTATGGCTTGGTGGTGGTTGGCATTGTTGATCCCAAGAAGCTCAAAAGAAACAATGCCGCCCAAGCAGGTGACAAGATTATTTTAAGCAAGCCTTTGGGCGTTGGCATCTTATCGGCTGCACTTAAAAAAGAAGTTTTGTCTGGCGCTGGTTATCAGCAGATGATTCAACTGACCACGCAATTGAATAAGCCCGGTGCCAGCTTGGCAGAAGCCGCGGGTGTTCATGCATTGACAGATGTGACTGGCTTTGGTTTGGCGGGACATCTTTTAGAAATATCACGCGGATCAAAATTACAAGCTCAAATCAACTGGAAAGATATTCCGGTGATTGAAGAGGCTGCCACACTTGTGCAAAAAGATATCTTCACCGGAGCATCGACTCGTAATTGGGCTGCTTATGGTCATGAGGTTGAGTTGGCCAGCGATATGGCTGCTTGGCAAAAAAATCTACTCACAGATCCGCAAACCAGTGGTGGCTTGCTTATTTCTTGCGCTCCTGAAGCAGAGCAGGAAGTTTTATCAGTTTTGCAAACAGCAGGGTTTTCAAATTCCAAAACCATCGGCACTTTCACGGTAGGTTCAGGTTTATCAGTTTCATGA
- a CDS encoding DUF6641 family protein, with translation MSTLDALKLVAVKKPTHTPTVVIRRQKLASKVWEQIQLAKSQIEGTQFVVKKFRSFTDKESGLRKQVEMPKRLREWWFKNEQGKVCVAIKYGTRVLELAKGKHSIEVTSADDLIKALELVKQAVELGELDQQLEQASGSVRKSFRK, from the coding sequence ATGAGTACATTAGACGCACTAAAGCTAGTAGCTGTAAAAAAGCCTACACATACACCTACAGTAGTAATACGCAGACAAAAGCTAGCAAGTAAGGTTTGGGAACAGATACAGCTAGCTAAAAGTCAAATTGAAGGCACGCAGTTTGTAGTCAAAAAGTTCCGTAGCTTTACTGACAAAGAAAGTGGATTACGCAAACAAGTTGAAATGCCTAAACGCTTACGCGAATGGTGGTTTAAGAATGAACAAGGTAAGGTTTGCGTTGCTATCAAATACGGTACTAGAGTATTAGAGCTGGCAAAAGGCAAACACAGTATTGAAGTGACTAGTGCTGATGATTTAATTAAAGCGCTTGAACTAGTCAAGCAAGCTGTTGAACTTGGAGAACTTGATCAACAGCTTGAACAAGCTAGTGGTAGTGTTAGAAAAAGTTTTAGGAAGTGA
- a CDS encoding 2-hydroxyacyl-CoA dehydratase family protein, with protein sequence MPKLNDTHLPERLKEAIKQLEEGKEVEAKKNKTLLNAKQQQALVDAWDQQQELRKQHKPPKTEEEKLKIGWKDKREVRIDIYKQALAELEEDIFDIHLKQLEKEQAKATKAYLKGYFGATGLQDKDSAGKIAVARAGFTPNSISVRGGRDKEVRDIEEQLLKRFESEMTEEEREQLELLRETEKAERKGKKV encoded by the coding sequence ATGCCAAAACTCAACGACACGCACTTACCAGAACGACTGAAGGAAGCTATTAAACAGTTGGAAGAAGGTAAGGAAGTTGAAGCAAAGAAAAATAAAACGCTACTGAATGCTAAACAACAGCAAGCATTGGTGGATGCGTGGGATCAACAACAAGAACTACGCAAACAGCATAAGCCACCTAAGACAGAAGAAGAAAAGCTAAAGATAGGTTGGAAAGATAAGCGTGAAGTGCGTATTGATATCTATAAGCAAGCACTAGCAGAATTAGAAGAAGACATTTTTGATATTCATCTAAAGCAATTAGAAAAAGAACAAGCTAAGGCAACAAAGGCATATTTAAAAGGATACTTTGGTGCTACAGGATTACAAGACAAAGATAGTGCTGGAAAAATTGCTGTAGCAAGAGCTGGATTTACTCCAAACTCTATTAGCGTTAGAGGTGGTAGAGATAAAGAGGTGCGTGATATAGAAGAACAGTTATTGAAACGATTTGAATCTGAAATGACTGAAGAAGAACGCGAACAGCTTGAGTTGTTAAGGGAAACTGAAAAGGCAGAAAGAAAAGGAAAGAAAGTGTAG
- a CDS encoding site-2 protease family protein has product MDIANIIQTVAIYAIPVIFAITLHEAAHGYAAKKLGDNTAYALGRVTLNPIKHIDPMGTIAVPLLLYFATAGTFLFGYAKPVPVRFGNLRHPKKDMIWVALAGPGSNLIQAIFWAIMYLLLVKVSLTERFFLEMCQAGVLVNVVMFAFNLFPLPPLDGGRILVGVLPWKQAAMVSRIEPWGFFIVLGLVVTGVISSLWMRPVMSATYWLLDTLLVPLRFIF; this is encoded by the coding sequence ATGGATATTGCAAACATCATTCAGACAGTCGCTATTTATGCGATACCGGTTATTTTTGCGATCACCTTGCATGAAGCGGCACACGGTTATGCCGCCAAGAAACTCGGCGATAACACAGCCTATGCTTTAGGGAGGGTCACACTCAACCCCATCAAACACATTGATCCAATGGGCACGATCGCCGTGCCTCTATTACTTTACTTTGCCACAGCTGGAACTTTCTTATTTGGTTACGCCAAACCAGTTCCAGTGCGCTTTGGTAATTTAAGACATCCTAAGAAAGACATGATTTGGGTGGCTCTGGCAGGCCCAGGATCGAATTTGATTCAGGCCATTTTTTGGGCCATCATGTATTTGCTCTTGGTCAAGGTATCACTCACCGAGCGTTTCTTTCTAGAAATGTGTCAAGCGGGTGTATTGGTCAACGTGGTAATGTTTGCCTTTAACTTGTTCCCTCTTCCACCACTAGACGGTGGAAGAATTTTAGTAGGCGTGTTACCTTGGAAACAGGCTGCGATGGTTTCAAGAATTGAACCTTGGGGCTTTTTCATTGTTTTAGGCCTGGTGGTCACTGGCGTGATCAGCAGTCTTTGGATGCGGCCAGTGATGTCTGCAACTTACTGGCTCTTAGATACTTTACTTGTTCCACTTCGTTTCATTTTTTAA
- a CDS encoding cytochrome c, giving the protein MKQPILVAGVLLSLLAPGMAHAQFAKTEDAIKYRAATFTVMGNHFSRIGAVVKGEKPFDKKEVAANAAVVASLAHLPWQAFGPGTEGGKSLPEIWKEMDKFKAGSEKMQKAVAELNTAAQSGNLDMIKKAFGEAGKSCKACHDNYRKK; this is encoded by the coding sequence ATGAAACAACCGATCTTAGTAGCAGGTGTATTGCTCTCACTATTAGCACCCGGCATGGCTCATGCTCAATTTGCTAAAACTGAAGATGCCATCAAGTACCGTGCGGCAACCTTTACGGTGATGGGCAACCATTTCTCCAGAATTGGTGCTGTTGTTAAAGGTGAAAAGCCATTTGATAAAAAAGAAGTTGCTGCAAACGCAGCAGTAGTCGCTAGCTTGGCTCACCTTCCATGGCAAGCATTTGGCCCAGGCACAGAAGGCGGTAAATCATTGCCTGAAATCTGGAAAGAAATGGACAAGTTCAAAGCTGGTAGCGAGAAAATGCAAAAAGCTGTGGCTGAATTAAACACAGCAGCTCAGTCCGGCAATCTAGATATGATTAAAAAAGCGTTTGGTGAAGCAGGTAAATCTTGTAAAGCCTGTCACGATAACTATCGTAAGAAGTAA
- a CDS encoding nitroreductase family protein, which produces MNTLDAIRQRRAIKHFDPAHQFSKEETQQLIELAMQAPSSFNIQHWRLVNVTDKALRVQLRAAAHDQAQVTDASLLFVIAVDIKAWSKDPARYWVNAPKEAQDILVPWINPFYSADEQLQRDEAMRSAGILLQTMMLAAKGMGYDSCPMVGFDFKKVAELIHLPKDFALAAMLPIGKAVKPAWPKPGFIPQSEMIVENRF; this is translated from the coding sequence ATGAACACACTAGATGCTATCCGCCAAAGAAGAGCGATCAAGCACTTTGATCCAGCTCATCAATTCAGCAAAGAAGAAACTCAGCAATTGATCGAATTGGCGATGCAAGCCCCATCTTCATTCAATATCCAACACTGGCGTTTGGTGAATGTCACTGATAAAGCTCTAAGAGTTCAGCTACGCGCTGCTGCTCATGATCAAGCTCAAGTCACGGATGCATCATTACTGTTTGTGATTGCTGTGGATATCAAAGCGTGGAGCAAAGATCCTGCCAGATATTGGGTCAATGCACCTAAGGAAGCACAAGATATCTTGGTGCCATGGATCAATCCTTTTTACTCAGCCGATGAGCAGTTACAGCGTGATGAGGCCATGAGATCTGCTGGCATTTTGCTGCAAACCATGATGTTGGCGGCTAAAGGCATGGGGTATGACTCTTGCCCAATGGTTGGCTTTGATTTTAAGAAGGTTGCTGAATTGATTCATTTGCCAAAAGACTTTGCTTTGGCTGCGATGTTGCCAATTGGTAAGGCCGTCAAACCTGCCTGGCCAAAACCTGGCTTTATTCCACAATCAGAAATGATTGTTGAAAATCGTTTCTAA
- a CDS encoding cation-translocating P-type ATPase, with product MSQLVTLNIRGMTCASCVARLEKSLSKVAGVDAASVNLATEKAQIRVNQEPQIITSLLITAVEKAGFEASVFSRQTINPNSTNTKLSKIIDLHGKGAVMLAIALSLPLIAPMLLMPFGIHWMLPAWVQFLLASPVQFVLGSRFYVAGFKALRMGSGNMDLLVALGTTAAYGLSIYTWYLSDWGRSYEPHELYFESSAVVISLVMLGKWLEARAKKETTAAITALQSLWPDQAKLLRQRDLNQLDYEHLPIAQILPGDWVLVLPGERIPVDGLVIEGLSEIDESMLTGESKLLEKEKDSTVIGGSLNGSGRLIIQATGIGESSVLAKMITLVENAQAEKAPIQRLVDQVSAWFVPTVVLIAVLNFSVHALILGDFQNALLYSVAILVIACPCALGLATPVAIMAGTGVAAKFGILIKDAEALELAHRINTVAFDKTGTLTLGKPSVKNFHNFSTAEDQQIHALALGLQMGSEHPLAKAMIQFGEQHQVNAEGYGAVLANVGKGIEGQCLTGSYQGKTIAFVSFHAIKEHASEQMQVVAINELNLGHSVSCLVDVTDASNHLILALYSFGDELKPGVSEAIQRLKSMNIKTVMISGDNQLVADLLAKTIGIDEVYAQVLPAEKAAIIESLKASNGRSYVAMVGDGVNDAPALAVADVGIAVSTGTDIAMHAASITLMRGDPALVPDAIQISTKTWQKIKQNLFWAFVYNLIGIPLAALGYLTPMIAGAAMAASSVSVVGNALLLRKWSRPKP from the coding sequence ATGAGTCAATTAGTCACCTTAAACATACGCGGCATGACATGCGCCTCATGTGTGGCTAGGCTTGAAAAATCATTATCGAAAGTTGCTGGGGTTGATGCTGCCAGCGTTAATTTGGCAACTGAAAAAGCTCAGATCAGGGTCAATCAAGAACCTCAAATCATCACCAGTCTTTTGATCACTGCAGTTGAAAAAGCAGGATTTGAGGCGAGTGTCTTTAGTCGCCAAACAATAAATCCAAACTCAACAAACACCAAACTAAGCAAGATCATTGATTTGCATGGTAAGGGCGCTGTTATGTTGGCCATCGCACTGTCTCTGCCATTGATTGCTCCGATGTTACTCATGCCCTTTGGGATTCATTGGATGTTACCAGCGTGGGTGCAGTTCTTGTTAGCCAGTCCTGTGCAGTTTGTTTTGGGCTCTCGTTTTTATGTGGCTGGCTTTAAAGCATTGCGCATGGGCTCAGGCAATATGGACTTGTTGGTCGCGCTTGGCACGACAGCTGCTTATGGTTTGAGTATTTACACCTGGTACTTATCAGACTGGGGTCGAAGTTATGAGCCGCATGAACTTTATTTTGAAAGTTCTGCCGTGGTGATTTCTTTGGTGATGTTGGGCAAGTGGCTAGAGGCCAGAGCTAAAAAAGAAACCACTGCGGCCATCACGGCTCTGCAATCTTTGTGGCCTGATCAAGCCAAGCTCTTGCGTCAGCGTGATTTAAACCAATTGGATTACGAGCATTTACCCATTGCACAAATATTGCCCGGTGATTGGGTCTTGGTTTTGCCTGGTGAGCGCATTCCGGTCGATGGCTTGGTGATCGAGGGTCTCAGTGAAATTGATGAATCGATGTTGACTGGTGAATCGAAGTTGCTTGAAAAAGAAAAAGATTCAACTGTGATTGGTGGCTCATTGAACGGCTCTGGGCGATTGATCATTCAGGCAACTGGCATTGGTGAGTCAAGCGTCTTAGCCAAGATGATTACTTTGGTTGAAAATGCCCAAGCTGAAAAAGCGCCCATCCAACGATTGGTGGATCAGGTCAGCGCTTGGTTTGTGCCGACGGTGGTTTTGATTGCCGTGCTTAACTTTTCAGTTCATGCGCTGATCTTGGGTGATTTTCAGAATGCTCTGTTGTATTCAGTAGCAATTTTGGTGATTGCTTGTCCTTGTGCTTTAGGTTTAGCAACACCCGTGGCTATCATGGCCGGTACTGGAGTGGCTGCAAAGTTTGGCATTTTGATCAAAGATGCAGAGGCCCTTGAGTTAGCTCACCGCATCAACACTGTGGCCTTTGATAAAACTGGCACATTAACGCTGGGTAAACCGAGCGTTAAAAATTTCCATAACTTCAGTACTGCAGAAGATCAGCAAATCCATGCCTTGGCCTTGGGTTTGCAAATGGGTAGTGAACATCCTTTGGCAAAAGCCATGATTCAGTTTGGTGAGCAGCATCAGGTGAATGCAGAAGGCTATGGCGCAGTTCTTGCCAACGTGGGTAAGGGCATTGAAGGTCAATGCTTGACTGGTTCTTATCAAGGTAAAACCATCGCCTTTGTGAGCTTTCATGCAATCAAGGAGCATGCTTCTGAGCAAATGCAGGTGGTTGCAATCAATGAATTAAATCTTGGTCACAGTGTTTCTTGTTTGGTCGATGTGACGGATGCATCCAATCATTTGATTTTGGCACTTTATTCGTTTGGGGATGAATTAAAGCCAGGTGTGAGTGAAGCGATTCAACGCCTCAAATCAATGAATATTAAAACGGTGATGATTTCTGGTGATAACCAACTGGTCGCTGATTTACTTGCTAAGACCATTGGCATCGATGAAGTGTATGCACAAGTATTGCCTGCAGAAAAAGCCGCCATCATTGAATCTTTAAAGGCGAGCAATGGGCGCAGTTATGTAGCCATGGTGGGTGATGGGGTGAACGATGCGCCTGCCCTGGCGGTTGCTGATGTTGGCATTGCCGTATCTACTGGAACGGATATTGCTATGCATGCCGCGAGTATCACTCTCATGCGTGGTGATCCTGCTCTGGTGCCTGATGCGATTCAGATATCCACCAAAACCTGGCAGAAAATAAAGCAAAACTTATTCTGGGCTTTTGTTTATAACTTGATTGGTATTCCACTGGCTGCGCTAGGATATTTGACTCCTATGATCGCGGGAGCTGCGATGGCAGCATCAAGTGTGAGTGTGGTGGGTAATGCTTTACTACTTAGGAAATGGTCTAGGCCCAAACCCTGA
- a CDS encoding YgiW/YdeI family stress tolerance OB fold protein: MKKIIFSLTLLFSLVVGYSLNAVADYVGASSFPTLKTVVDVIKNGKDDQLAVLNGYIIKKVGNEKYIFKDSTGEIRIEIDKKRMPTQSFDEKTKVEITGEVEKEFLHSVEIDVDSIKFIKN, from the coding sequence ATGAAAAAAATCATTTTTTCTTTAACATTATTGTTTAGCTTAGTGGTTGGTTATAGCTTAAATGCTGTGGCTGATTACGTGGGGGCATCATCATTCCCAACATTAAAAACAGTTGTTGATGTTATTAAAAATGGCAAAGATGATCAGCTTGCTGTTTTGAATGGATACATCATTAAAAAAGTTGGTAATGAGAAATACATATTCAAAGATTCCACTGGTGAAATTAGAATTGAGATAGATAAAAAAAGAATGCCAACGCAATCGTTTGATGAAAAAACTAAAGTTGAGATAACTGGTGAAGTTGAAAAAGAATTTTTACATTCTGTAGAAATTGATGTTGATTCAATCAAATTTATTAAAAATTAA
- a CDS encoding cytochrome b/b6 domain-containing protein: MAVIGSFVSVKLGGNAMIWHGRFGYLVLALIAFRLVWGFVGTHHARFGQFIKSPKAILSYLKNPSETPGHSPMGAVSVLVLLALFLAQALAGLFATDDIAFDGPLAKYVASAWVELLTSFHRWNEWVLLALVGVHVSAILYYKYAKRINLTSAMITGDKELGDAAMVPLIQDDSKVRVKAMAILIAIALIMYYFLR; this comes from the coding sequence ATGGCAGTGATCGGTAGTTTTGTGTCTGTCAAATTAGGCGGTAATGCCATGATTTGGCACGGCCGTTTTGGTTATCTTGTTTTAGCTTTGATTGCCTTCAGACTCGTTTGGGGTTTTGTGGGCACGCATCATGCGCGGTTTGGACAATTTATCAAGTCTCCTAAAGCCATCTTGTCCTATCTCAAGAATCCATCTGAAACACCTGGCCACAGCCCAATGGGAGCGGTTTCTGTTCTTGTATTGCTTGCTTTATTTTTGGCTCAAGCCTTGGCAGGCTTATTTGCAACTGATGACATTGCCTTTGATGGACCGCTCGCTAAATATGTAGCTTCTGCGTGGGTAGAGCTTTTGACTTCATTTCATCGTTGGAATGAATGGGTGCTGCTGGCTTTGGTGGGGGTGCACGTTAGTGCGATTCTGTATTACAAATATGCCAAGAGAATCAATCTGACTTCTGCGATGATCACGGGTGATAAAGAATTGGGAGATGCTGCTATGGTGCCTTTGATTCAGGACGACTCAAAGGTGAGAGTCAAAGCGATGGCCATTTTGATCGCCATCGCTTTGATCATGTATTACTTCTTACGATAG
- a CDS encoding heavy-metal-associated domain-containing protein has product MTFIFTVKGMNCGHCTQAITKAITELDPQATVDTDIPKQTVAVTSNLERATLSEAIVDAGYDIVAVA; this is encoded by the coding sequence ATGACATTCATTTTTACCGTTAAAGGCATGAACTGCGGTCATTGCACACAGGCCATCACAAAAGCCATTACTGAACTCGACCCTCAAGCAACGGTTGATACAGACATCCCTAAACAAACAGTAGCAGTGACAAGCAACCTCGAGCGTGCAACTTTGAGCGAAGCCATTGTTGATGCTGGTTACGATATTGTGGCGGTCGCCTAA
- a CDS encoding site-specific integrase — protein MAQAKTLTQNEIDQVLRYIATKHRYAIRNRTLLLTSFYSGMRVGEIASLTISDVQNEDGTIKNEIRLSASQTKGNVGRVVFVNEKLRTELDNYLRNRRIKDKHQPLFYTEKREGFNANTLTQWFFWLYKKAGISSASSHSGRRTFITNLANKGVGVRVLASLAGHKSINTTMIYIDTNDEIKRRAVELV, from the coding sequence ATGGCACAAGCAAAAACACTGACACAAAATGAAATTGATCAAGTACTGCGTTATATCGCAACCAAACACAGATACGCTATTAGGAATAGAACATTACTGCTAACAAGTTTTTATAGTGGTATGAGAGTAGGTGAGATAGCTAGCTTAACTATTAGTGATGTACAAAATGAAGACGGTACTATTAAAAATGAAATAAGACTAAGTGCCAGTCAAACAAAGGGTAATGTAGGCAGAGTGGTATTTGTAAATGAAAAGCTACGGACAGAACTAGACAATTACTTACGCAACAGACGAATTAAAGATAAACATCAGCCACTGTTTTATACAGAAAAGAGAGAAGGCTTTAATGCCAATACACTGACACAGTGGTTCTTTTGGTTATACAAGAAGGCAGGCATTAGCTCTGCGTCATCACACAGCGGACGACGAACATTCATTACGAACTTAGCTAACAAAGGTGTAGGTGTTAGAGTGCTAGCAAGTTTGGCTGGACATAAATCAATCAATACAACAATGATTTATATAGACACTAATGATGAGATTAAAAGGCGTGCTGTTGAATTGGTTTAA
- a CDS encoding glutathione S-transferase family protein has translation MNLHLYYCPGTCSFVPHVMLELVKESKGQDFSSTMITLRTGEHLKPEYQAINPRSQVPALIVDGQLVTQVVAITNFLNEAFPEAKIFPADPMEKAQALSMFVWMNNTVHPTFTRVFRSERFGDEAGKDGVKAMALEMFKTQLIEIDKLVADGRSFICGNQLSPADLYAVAFIRWAGMAGINPANYPQYQRYAAAIAALPVVARIMTKEGINLNTYVGK, from the coding sequence ATGAATTTGCATTTGTACTACTGCCCAGGAACCTGCTCTTTCGTTCCTCACGTGATGCTTGAATTGGTCAAAGAAAGCAAAGGTCAAGATTTCTCATCGACCATGATCACTTTGCGCACCGGCGAACATCTAAAACCTGAGTACCAAGCAATCAATCCAAGAAGCCAAGTGCCTGCATTGATTGTGGATGGTCAATTAGTGACCCAAGTAGTAGCAATCACAAACTTCTTGAACGAAGCATTCCCAGAAGCCAAGATATTCCCAGCTGATCCAATGGAGAAGGCGCAAGCTTTGTCCATGTTTGTTTGGATGAATAACACGGTTCACCCAACTTTCACGCGAGTGTTCAGATCTGAGCGCTTTGGTGATGAAGCAGGTAAAGACGGTGTTAAAGCGATGGCATTGGAAATGTTCAAAACGCAATTGATTGAAATTGATAAATTAGTAGCAGATGGTCGCTCATTCATTTGCGGCAATCAATTGAGCCCAGCAGATCTTTATGCTGTTGCCTTCATTCGCTGGGCAGGTATGGCTGGCATCAACCCAGCTAACTACCCTCAGTATCAACGTTATGCCGCAGCAATTGCCGCTTTACCAGTGGTAGCTCGGATCATGACCAAAGAAGGTATTAACTTAAACACTTACGTTGGTAAGTAA
- a CDS encoding lipocalin family protein produces the protein MRKYIYLFFISITSVFILSACANQAVYRQSSSPLKSVSAVDLNRYLGTWYEIYRLPNWFEGTDCVTVSAQYAMRDDGNVSVLNTCLKKDGSKVANGIAKVVPGSNNSQLKVSFFRPFYGDYWVIDLAEDYSWVLVGEPAGKYFWILARQKQLDPKLEEALLVKAEKLGYQRKDLIKPSNSL, from the coding sequence ATGCGTAAATACATTTATCTTTTCTTTATCTCAATCACGAGCGTTTTCATTTTAAGCGCTTGCGCCAATCAAGCGGTTTATCGTCAATCAAGCAGCCCTTTAAAAAGCGTCAGTGCTGTTGACTTGAATCGCTACCTTGGCACTTGGTATGAAATCTACCGCCTGCCCAATTGGTTCGAGGGTACTGACTGCGTGACTGTCTCTGCTCAATATGCCATGAGAGATGACGGCAATGTCAGCGTTCTTAATACCTGCCTTAAAAAGGACGGCTCTAAGGTAGCCAATGGTATCGCTAAGGTAGTTCCAGGCTCCAATAACTCTCAACTCAAAGTGTCTTTCTTCAGACCTTTTTATGGGGATTACTGGGTAATTGATCTGGCAGAAGATTATTCTTGGGTGTTGGTCGGTGAACCAGCAGGCAAGTATTTTTGGATTTTGGCCAGACAAAAACAACTGGATCCAAAGTTAGAAGAAGCGCTTTTGGTCAAAGCTGAGAAATTAGGCTATCAACGCAAAGATCTGATCAAGCCAAGCAATAGCCTTTAA
- a CDS encoding superinfection immunity protein — MEDIVIGMLVLLILIVIYFFPTAVAYSHNRKNKVAILVLNIFLGWTFFGWVGALVWAYMKD; from the coding sequence ATGGAAGATATTGTAATTGGGATGTTAGTGCTACTAATATTGATAGTTATATATTTTTTTCCAACCGCAGTTGCTTATTCACATAACCGTAAAAATAAAGTTGCGATACTTGTATTGAATATATTTTTGGGATGGACTTTTTTTGGTTGGGTTGGTGCTTTAGTGTGGGCGTATATGAAAGATTAA
- a CDS encoding phasin family protein: MSGQHEFMKWQQERAKELFSLSHRLLETAKELGEHQVTEIKASMEHAKSYAKQAATNDVAKLKALQEQFSEDAMARMTSYQKKIKGLLKSMEDEAADEVEKHLNKARSAMEDWLKTASKNLPAGSDKFTDIVRDVSDAGHKVLKEGRKMAKQAAEAAEHGFANLEKMAHDAGKKLSPPAGKKPVAKKAVKTAAKKVVRKTATKTARKSAKS; this comes from the coding sequence ATGTCAGGACAACATGAATTCATGAAGTGGCAACAAGAGCGTGCCAAAGAACTTTTTTCTCTATCTCATCGACTGTTAGAGACTGCCAAAGAGCTTGGCGAACATCAGGTCACTGAAATCAAGGCAAGCATGGAGCATGCCAAGTCTTATGCCAAGCAAGCAGCTACCAATGATGTGGCCAAGCTAAAGGCTTTGCAGGAGCAGTTTTCTGAAGATGCCATGGCTCGCATGACAAGTTATCAAAAGAAAATCAAAGGTCTTTTGAAATCCATGGAAGATGAAGCGGCCGATGAGGTTGAAAAGCATCTCAATAAAGCTCGCTCAGCCATGGAAGATTGGTTAAAAACTGCCAGCAAGAACTTGCCAGCAGGTTCAGACAAGTTCACGGATATTGTGCGTGATGTGTCGGATGCTGGTCATAAGGTCTTAAAAGAAGGTCGGAAGATGGCCAAGCAAGCTGCGGAAGCTGCAGAACATGGCTTCGCTAATTTAGAAAAAATGGCTCATGACGCTGGTAAAAAGTTATCGCCTCCTGCGGGCAAAAAACCAGTTGCTAAGAAAGCAGTTAAAACGGCTGCTAAAAAGGTCGTTAGAAAGACGGCTACAAAGACTGCAAGGAAGTCAGCAAAGTCTTGA